One genomic window of Salvelinus alpinus chromosome 9, SLU_Salpinus.1, whole genome shotgun sequence includes the following:
- the tmem258 gene encoding dolichyl-diphosphooligosaccharide--protein glycosyltransferase subunit TMEM258, producing the protein MELEAMTRYTSPVNPAVFPHLTVVLLAIGMFFTAWFFVYEVTSTKYTRDVYKELLISLVASLFMGFGVLFLLLWVGIYV; encoded by the exons ATG GAGCTGGAGGCTATGACTCGATACACCAGTCCGGTGAACCCGGCAGTCTTCCCACACCTCACTGTGGTCCTACTGGCTATCGGCATGTTCTTCACTGCGTGGTTCTTTGT CTACGAGGTAACGTCCACTAAATACaccagagacgtgtacaaagagCTGCTCATCTCCCTGGTGGCGTCTCTCTTCATGGGCTTCGGAGTACTGTTTCTGTTACTGTGGGTCGGCATCTACGTCTGA